The Roseiconus lacunae genome has a segment encoding these proteins:
- a CDS encoding EF-hand domain-containing protein: protein MLLWVPTGKGVALLGLNLSLDGVPLHKAFDARLDRLINAIDTDGKQSFDWNQLFDYVDNNPAVFGTSPSQLGNQTKNLIRRYDRNGNRLVEPDELTRFIFREAATSKPFRLFGTDALTWPSRHASPIFVAIDKNNDSVIDDQEAFQAGQSILRKLDADNNQTITLSELTAFESVDERAWATSRSSRRGEVAMDLHTTSDWSDFAYSLGGMIDQPFWYGSKTIGDWIDTDHDRWISTNEAQAIDSQVPTVIISVDFSDTSKTSLEVWIAPHTGNQIRVHRTSPDLIWIESIEGQICVDLTQMNSGDSAMMTQPNESEVTSVETDSIWEFQIRGRAASHRDLLFAFLDQDRNHRLSTREIRHVGDQIKHLGNTVTPEDLPQSTVIQLVRGQPQQDEERFRLSPVSSVDIQQHPRWVTRSDLNGDGDLSESEFIGPIDVFRRLDQNGDAFLSIHEILSAEGSSATENVQEH, encoded by the coding sequence ATGCTCCTCTGGGTTCCTACGGGCAAAGGAGTCGCCTTGCTCGGACTGAACCTAAGCCTCGATGGAGTACCGTTGCACAAGGCTTTCGACGCTCGTCTTGACCGTCTCATCAACGCGATTGACACGGACGGAAAACAATCGTTCGACTGGAATCAGCTCTTTGACTACGTCGACAACAACCCAGCCGTATTTGGTACATCGCCGAGTCAACTTGGCAATCAAACAAAAAATCTGATACGGCGATACGACCGAAATGGAAATCGGCTTGTTGAACCGGATGAACTTACTCGATTCATTTTTCGCGAGGCGGCGACGTCAAAGCCGTTTCGCTTGTTTGGCACCGACGCGTTGACGTGGCCAAGCCGACATGCCTCGCCGATTTTCGTGGCGATCGACAAAAACAACGACAGCGTGATTGATGATCAGGAAGCCTTTCAAGCGGGGCAATCGATCTTGCGAAAACTAGATGCCGACAACAATCAGACGATCACCTTGTCGGAACTCACCGCATTCGAATCGGTTGACGAGCGAGCTTGGGCGACAAGCCGTTCGTCTCGCCGAGGCGAAGTTGCAATGGATTTGCATACGACCAGCGACTGGTCGGACTTCGCCTATTCCCTCGGCGGTATGATCGACCAACCGTTTTGGTACGGATCGAAAACGATTGGCGATTGGATCGATACAGATCATGATCGTTGGATCTCGACTAACGAAGCTCAAGCAATCGATAGTCAGGTTCCAACGGTGATCATCTCAGTCGACTTCTCCGATACGAGCAAAACATCGCTCGAGGTTTGGATCGCACCTCACACCGGCAACCAAATTCGCGTTCACCGGACCTCACCGGATCTAATTTGGATCGAATCGATCGAGGGACAAATCTGCGTCGATCTCACCCAAATGAATTCGGGCGATTCCGCGATGATGACGCAACCCAATGAATCAGAGGTGACAAGTGTAGAGACGGATTCAATTTGGGAATTTCAAATCCGTGGTCGTGCGGCCAGCCATCGCGACCTACTGTTTGCGTTCTTGGACCAAGACCGAAACCACCGACTTTCGACACGCGAAATCCGTCATGTCGGCGATCAAATAAAACATCTCGGGAATACGGTCACTCCGGAGGATCTACCGCAGTCAACCGTCATTCAATTGGTCCGCGGTCAGCCACAACAAGACGAAGAACGCTTTCGACTTAGTCCGGTCTCTTCGGTCGACATTCAGCAGCATCCACGTTGGGTAACCAGATCGGATCTTAACGGCGATGGCGATCTGTCCGAGTCTGAATTCATCGGACCGATCGACGTTTTTCGTCGTCTGGATCAAAACGGAGATGCGTTTTTATCAATCCATGAAATACTGTCAGCAGAAGGATCGTCAGCAACCGAGAACGTTCAAGAACACTGA
- a CDS encoding DUF2254 domain-containing protein, with amino-acid sequence MKAQIQQVAYRISGSYWFVPTLMAIISLIASRFTIEIDRSIGVDWVEMVPIAALNQPEGARALLATVAGSMITVAGVTFSLTMVTVSHATSHYGPRLLDNMMRDRGNQVTLGTFVATFLYCLMVLRTVRSGDPDNEALQTTLFVPHLSVLIAFLLTLASVGVLIYFIHHIPESIHISNVLDNISRMAESKVGELFPEMLGEPRSSDSIEAIDWSDGLAVRSTRFGYLQGIDESGLMETAIQHGAVIHLLIRPGDRVLLGQQIATIKPSNGVADADTTPLIDALIRCLAIGNSRTPTQDLFFILHQFVEIAVRALSPGVNDPFTAIQCIDQIANSITLISLRKLPNPFRVDDEGHLRVVTVGLDWKQIIEESIDVLLPYALTDANVKAHLEETIKQIRSVTKVPQLDEQLDRLESELVAWKPLS; translated from the coding sequence GTGAAAGCTCAAATTCAGCAAGTGGCTTATCGGATTAGCGGCAGCTATTGGTTCGTTCCCACCCTCATGGCGATTATTTCATTGATCGCCAGTCGATTCACCATTGAGATCGATCGTTCAATCGGCGTCGACTGGGTGGAGATGGTGCCGATCGCTGCACTGAACCAACCCGAGGGAGCGCGGGCGCTGTTGGCAACCGTCGCCGGTTCAATGATCACCGTCGCCGGGGTCACATTCTCCCTGACAATGGTGACCGTGTCACACGCGACGTCACACTACGGTCCGCGATTGCTTGACAACATGATGCGGGATCGTGGGAATCAAGTCACACTCGGTACGTTTGTCGCGACCTTCTTGTACTGCTTGATGGTCTTGAGAACCGTTCGTTCAGGTGACCCCGATAATGAGGCTCTGCAAACGACTCTCTTTGTTCCGCACCTATCCGTCCTTATTGCGTTTCTTCTCACGCTTGCCAGCGTTGGAGTCCTGATCTATTTCATCCATCATATCCCCGAGAGCATTCATATCTCAAACGTTCTCGATAACATCTCGCGGATGGCTGAGTCCAAGGTCGGTGAGCTGTTTCCTGAAATGCTCGGCGAACCTCGATCATCGGACAGTATTGAAGCGATCGATTGGTCGGATGGCCTCGCGGTGAGGAGCACGCGGTTTGGTTATCTTCAAGGTATCGATGAATCGGGCTTGATGGAGACTGCGATTCAGCATGGGGCGGTGATACATTTGCTGATCCGGCCCGGGGACCGTGTTTTGCTGGGGCAACAAATTGCAACTATCAAGCCTTCTAACGGTGTCGCCGATGCGGACACGACGCCACTGATCGATGCGTTGATTCGATGTCTTGCGATTGGGAATAGTCGGACGCCGACACAGGATTTGTTTTTTATTCTGCATCAGTTTGTCGAGATTGCGGTTCGCGCGCTTAGTCCAGGTGTGAACGATCCATTCACTGCAATTCAGTGCATCGATCAAATTGCGAATTCCATCACTCTGATCAGTTTAAGAAAGCTGCCCAATCCTTTTCGTGTCGATGATGAAGGGCACCTTCGGGTTGTCACCGTTGGTCTGGACTGGAAACAAATTATCGAGGAATCCATTGACGTGCTATTGCCGTATGCGTTGACCGATGCAAACGTGAAGGCGCACCTAGAGGAGACGATCAAACAGATTCGTAGTGTCACAAAAGTTCCGCAGTTGGATGAGCAACTTGACAGATTAGAGTCTGAACTCGTCGCTTGGAAACCGTTAAGTTGA
- a CDS encoding nucleoside deaminase, whose protein sequence is MSPPQETSEQRMDLAIKIAEVGISLGQSPFGAAIFDDRGTPIAITHNVVKSNTDPSAHAEVIAIRTACAKLGQANLRGYQLVSTCEPCPMCAATIVFSGIRSIVFGASVEDAKKAGFDELQLASKLIFDEASEPIEVYGGVQIERCVRLFKQSRR, encoded by the coding sequence ATGAGCCCCCCCCAAGAAACATCCGAACAGCGAATGGACTTAGCGATCAAGATCGCCGAAGTCGGAATTTCACTGGGTCAAAGTCCTTTCGGCGCCGCAATTTTCGATGATCGCGGAACCCCCATCGCGATCACGCATAACGTAGTGAAATCGAATACGGATCCCAGTGCCCATGCCGAAGTGATCGCTATTCGCACAGCCTGTGCAAAACTCGGCCAAGCCAATCTGCGGGGCTACCAATTGGTTAGCACGTGTGAGCCCTGCCCGATGTGCGCTGCTACGATTGTGTTCTCCGGAATCCGATCGATCGTTTTTGGCGCAAGTGTCGAGGACGCAAAAAAAGCCGGATTCGATGAACTTCAACTCGCATCGAAATTAATCTTTGATGAGGCATCGGAGCCAATCGAAGTCTACGGCGGAGTGCAGATCGAGCGTTGTGTCCGCCTTTTCAAACAATCCAGACGATAA
- a CDS encoding response regulator: MRQFVGSCLIVDDVRSTRLAIRSWLSSLGFECFECGNGGEAATLIETLRPSIVVTDIDMPGGDGVQLIRNIRESTEPELIKMPVLVISSLEDTMIEDFVQKVGGSAFASKPLDRDQFLMAFFATLRGSECWGSFTQAFQVATVSPKLRRYVAQYEADWI; the protein is encoded by the coding sequence GTGCGTCAGTTCGTTGGAAGTTGTTTGATTGTCGATGATGTGCGAAGCACACGCTTGGCGATCCGGTCGTGGCTGTCGAGCCTCGGCTTCGAATGCTTCGAGTGCGGCAATGGCGGTGAGGCGGCAACTCTGATTGAGACGCTGCGTCCGAGCATTGTTGTCACCGATATCGACATGCCCGGTGGGGACGGAGTTCAGTTGATTCGGAACATCCGTGAGTCGACCGAGCCTGAACTTATCAAGATGCCGGTGCTAGTCATCAGCAGCTTGGAAGACACCATGATCGAAGACTTCGTCCAAAAGGTCGGGGGCAGCGCGTTCGCATCAAAGCCATTGGACCGGGACCAGTTCCTAATGGCATTCTTCGCAACTCTGCGTGGTTCGGAATGCTGGGGATCGTTCACGCAGGCGTTTCAGGTCGCAACGGTATCCCCTAAACTTCGCCGCTACGTTGCCCAGTACGAAGCGGACTGGATTTAG
- the dps gene encoding DNA starvation/stationary phase protection protein Dps — translation MSTKATPFKRQILEGEKLESTTNLLQQNLVDLIDLALLLKQAHWNVVGKNFRSIHLQLDEIIESVRTASDEVAERIAALGIPADGRAATVAKNTDLKEYPSDFQDVQATATHVADSLKTVIDGLRKSIEQVGDLDPVSEDLLIGISAPLEKHLWMVQAQEE, via the coding sequence ATGTCAACGAAAGCAACACCGTTTAAACGTCAGATCCTTGAGGGCGAGAAACTCGAATCGACGACGAACTTGTTGCAGCAAAACTTGGTCGACCTGATCGATCTTGCATTGTTGCTAAAACAAGCTCACTGGAACGTGGTCGGCAAAAACTTTCGCTCAATCCACCTTCAACTAGACGAGATTATCGAGTCTGTCCGAACCGCGAGTGATGAAGTCGCCGAGCGAATCGCGGCGCTGGGAATCCCAGCCGACGGACGCGCGGCAACGGTCGCGAAGAATACCGACTTGAAGGAATACCCAAGCGATTTCCAAGACGTGCAAGCGACGGCAACTCATGTCGCCGACTCTTTAAAAACCGTCATTGACGGCTTGCGTAAATCAATTGAGCAGGTCGGCGACCTTGATCCGGTTAGTGAAGACCTGCTCATCGGTATCTCTGCGCCCCTCGAAAAACATCTTTGGATGGTACAGGCACAAGAGGAGTAA
- a CDS encoding CsbD family protein: MVNREQLHGQWNEVKGRLREHWGQLTENDLQRARGSAEQLVGVVQQKTGATRNEVENFLNGILDPSFGEKVSAAAQQYGEAAQQAYSDTADYMKHACADAAAVTEDYAERFVHTVKSRPKESIAIAFGLGIAAGALFFFGKRR; this comes from the coding sequence ATGGTAAACCGAGAACAACTACACGGACAATGGAACGAAGTTAAAGGACGCCTGCGTGAACATTGGGGTCAGCTGACTGAAAACGATTTGCAGCGGGCGCGTGGATCGGCCGAACAACTCGTCGGCGTCGTGCAACAAAAAACTGGCGCGACCCGAAACGAGGTTGAAAACTTCCTCAATGGAATTTTGGATCCTTCGTTTGGCGAGAAAGTTTCGGCAGCGGCACAGCAGTATGGTGAAGCTGCTCAACAAGCTTACAGCGATACCGCTGATTACATGAAGCATGCTTGTGCGGACGCTGCCGCCGTGACTGAGGATTACGCCGAGCGATTTGTGCATACCGTTAAAAGCCGCCCCAAGGAGTCAATCGCGATCGCCTTCGGGTTAGGAATTGCCGCCGGAGCGTTGTTCTTCTTTGGCAAACGACGGTAA
- a CDS encoding phage holin family protein gives MSEHTSPSPMRVVLRDIIDLMELQWQLLSVDSQEARRKLTKAMIAGVSAVTLAGSALTVLLVGVGFLIRDLTPLGTGAAIIVTSVTAFVVVVVLLWLAAGAASKASQAMTESKSEFVESLKWLKATLVTPRSSARNQIRAESFGPYSSGHSPEMKEMNDHMYRSQVSQSN, from the coding sequence ATGAGCGAACACACCTCTCCGTCACCAATGCGAGTCGTACTTCGCGACATCATCGACTTGATGGAACTGCAATGGCAGTTGTTGTCCGTCGATTCGCAAGAAGCTCGGCGGAAGCTGACCAAGGCCATGATTGCCGGGGTATCTGCAGTGACGCTTGCCGGATCAGCACTCACCGTACTTCTGGTAGGAGTCGGGTTTCTTATCCGCGACCTTACGCCACTTGGTACCGGCGCCGCCATCATTGTCACGTCGGTCACCGCATTCGTTGTCGTCGTCGTACTTCTGTGGCTCGCCGCTGGTGCCGCATCTAAGGCATCGCAGGCGATGACGGAAAGCAAGTCTGAGTTCGTCGAAAGCCTGAAGTGGCTGAAAGCAACCCTGGTAACTCCGAGATCATCGGCGAGGAACCAAATACGGGCGGAAAGCTTCGGCCCCTATAGCAGTGGTCACTCACCAGAAATGAAAGAAATGAATGACCACATGTATCGATCCCAAGTCTCTCAATCAAATTAA
- a CDS encoding DUF4235 domain-containing protein: MLEQIQERVDEARTSLSEHVGGHHEPDGVNEGITATENLLAYGAAIAATFVARQALQASWRSALDRDPPVNPSSPEVNWKDALLWGAISGALVGMTRIASRRSASAFYDRL; encoded by the coding sequence GTGTTAGAGCAGATCCAAGAGCGTGTCGATGAGGCACGGACGTCACTCAGCGAACACGTTGGTGGTCATCATGAACCCGACGGAGTCAACGAGGGCATCACAGCGACCGAAAACCTGCTCGCGTATGGTGCGGCGATTGCCGCCACCTTTGTCGCTCGTCAGGCGCTTCAGGCGAGCTGGCGGAGTGCGCTCGACCGCGATCCACCGGTGAACCCGTCATCACCGGAGGTCAATTGGAAAGACGCTCTTTTATGGGGCGCTATTTCTGGTGCACTTGTCGGTATGACCAGGATTGCGTCGCGGCGATCAGCGTCAG